The following coding sequences lie in one Cloeon dipterum chromosome 1, ieCloDipt1.1, whole genome shotgun sequence genomic window:
- the LOC135934232 gene encoding uncharacterized protein LOC135934232: MLVWFLFVLSLISFQNGLCGDIATVGNETKCEKPNLNEDKENKVYLCRGATDNDPGQFCKSKESKDAKNYCALCHTAGSVIDLLKRKVSCDCSNRSNQLKLSCNRNHWQKLDATSNGVTIMLDQENCKCKADDKWMYIIIGIIAVLTILVVVAIVICCIRCKRSRAGLYIDNAQVTRNPIML; the protein is encoded by the exons ATGCTTGTCTGGTTTTTATTCGTGTTATCGTTGATAAGTTTTCAAAATGGGTTATGTGGAGACATAGCTACTGTAG GGAATGAAACCAAATGcgaaaaaccaaatttaaatgaggACAAAGAAAACAAGGTTTATCTGTGCAGAGGTGCCACTGACAACGACCCAGGGCAGTTCTGCAAATCTAAGGAATCTAAGGACGCCAAAAATTATTGTG CTTTGTGTCATACCGCTGGTTCTGTCATCGATTTGCTGAAGAGAAAAGTATCTTGCGATTGCAGCAACCGCTCAAACCAACTCAAACTTTCGTGCAACAGAAACCATTGGCAAAAGCTAG ATGCTACCTCAAATGGAGTTACAATTATGCTTGAtcaggaaaattgcaaatgcaAAGCTG ATGACAAGTGGATGTACATAATCATTGGAATCATCGCCGTGTTAACGATTCTCGTTGTTGTGGCCATCGTTATTTGCTGCATCAGATGCAAAAGAAGTAGAGCTGGATTATATATAGACAACGCTCAAGTAACTCGCAATCCAATTATGCTCTGA